In the Sphingobium sp. Z007 genome, CTTGGCGGCTATGCGACGCCACTCGACCGGGCAGGCTATCTCCAGTCCTTCTTGTTTCGCGCGGCGCGGCTGGTGGTCGATACCGGCATCCATGCCAAGCGCTGGAGCCGCGAAAAGGCGACCAACTATATGGTTGAGAAGACCGGCTTCGCCCGCCCGCGCTGCCAGCGGGAGGTTGAACGCTATTGTACCCAGCCAGGTCAGGCGACCAGCTACAAGGTCGGGCATGGCGTCTGGACGAAGGCCCGCGCTGATGCCATGGCCGCGCAGGGTAAGGCGTTCGATCTCAAGCAGTTCCACGCCATCCTTGAGGAAGGCGCGATGCCGCTGTCGATGCTGGAGAAGCGAGTCGCCGCGCGGGCGAAGGTGGCCTAATCCTACTACCCGTTCGTTTAGAGCGTAGTCGAGAAACGGGAAGCCGGCGCTCGCCGCTTCTCGACTTCGCTCGAAGCGCACGGATATCTTCGGTCAGCGAACTCTATTCGTAGTTCAGATCCTGATAGCTATCGTCCGCAACGTCCGAGAATCGCGTGATTTTCGCATCGAACTTCATGCGGATGCGGCCGGTGGAGCCGTGGCGCTGCTTGGCGATGATGACCTCCGCCAGGCCGTAAATGCGCTCCATATTCTCCTTCCACGTGGCGTAGGCTGCCTCGTCGTCGGGCTTGGGCTCCTTGGCCGCTTCGTAATAATCCTCGCGGAATACGAACCAGACCATGTCCGCGTCCTGCTCGATCGAGCCGGACTCACGCAGGTCCGACAGCTGCGGCCGCTTGTCTTCGCGCTGCTCCACCGCACGGCTGAGCTGCGAGAGCGCCAGCACCGGGACATGCAATTCCTTCGCCAAGGTCTTCAAACCGCGCGAAATTTCCGAAATTTCGTTGACGCGATTTTCGTTGCCGCGGCCAGTGCCCTGGAGCAGTTGGAGATAGTCCACAACGATGAAGCCGATATCGTGCCGCCGCTTCAACCGGCGCGCGCGGGTACGTAGCGCGGCGATGGTCAGGCCCGGCGTATCATCGATGAACAGCGGCAGTTCCTGCAATTCCCGCGCGGCGCGGGACAGATTCTGGAAGTCGGCCCGGCTGATCTTACCCATGCGCAGCGCTTCGCCGCTGATACCCGACTGTTCGGCCAGAACGCGGGTCGCTAGCTGATCCGCCGACATTTCCAGGGAGAAGAAGGCGGTCTTGGCCCCCATATTCTTTTCCGCCGGGATGCCGTCGGCATTGTCGCGCAGCCAGCGGGACGCGGCGTTATAGGCGATGTTGGTCGCGAGCGACGTCTTGCCCATGCCTGGGCGTCCGGCCAGGATCATCAAGTCCGAATTGTGCAGGCCACCGATCTTGGCGTTCAGGCTGTTGATGCCGGTGGTGATCCCCGACACATGGCCGCCACTGTTGAGCGCGCGCTCCGCCACCTGCACCGCCGCGGTGGAGGCCATGAGGAAGCTTTTGACCGAACCGCCCTCACCCTCGCCCTCCGACACTTTGTAGAGCGCGACTTCGGCCGCCTCTATCTGCTCGCGCGGATTGACCGACTCGCTGGTATCAAGCGCATTTTCCACCAGTTCGCGGCCGACCGCGACCAGTTCCCGCAGCAGCGCCAGATCGTAGATCTGGGTCGCGAAGTCGCGCGCGCCAATCAGCGCCGCGCCATTGCCGGTGAGTTGCGCCAGATAACCCGCCCCGCCCAGTTCCTTCAACGCCGGGTCCATGTCCAACATGGGCTTGAGCGTCACCGGATTGGCGATCATATCCTTGTCCAGCAGGCGCATGATCGCGTCGTAGATGCGGCCGTGCAGCGGCTCGAAAAAATGTTCGGCCTTGATCTTGAGCTGCACATCCTCGGCAATGCGGTTGTCGATCATGATCGCGCCCAGCAGCGCGGCTTCGGCCTCCACATTGCGCGGTAATTCGGTGCCGGCATTTTCGGCGGGATTGATTTTCAACAGTTCGACCATGGCCTC is a window encoding:
- a CDS encoding replicative DNA helicase, translated to MVELLKINPAENAGTELPRNVEAEAALLGAIMIDNRIAEDVQLKIKAEHFFEPLHGRIYDAIMRLLDKDMIANPVTLKPMLDMDPALKELGGAGYLAQLTGNGAALIGARDFATQIYDLALLRELVAVGRELVENALDTSESVNPREQIEAAEVALYKVSEGEGEGGSVKSFLMASTAAVQVAERALNSGGHVSGITTGINSLNAKIGGLHNSDLMILAGRPGMGKTSLATNIAYNAASRWLRDNADGIPAEKNMGAKTAFFSLEMSADQLATRVLAEQSGISGEALRMGKISRADFQNLSRAARELQELPLFIDDTPGLTIAALRTRARRLKRRHDIGFIVVDYLQLLQGTGRGNENRVNEISEISRGLKTLAKELHVPVLALSQLSRAVEQREDKRPQLSDLRESGSIEQDADMVWFVFREDYYEAAKEPKPDDEAAYATWKENMERIYGLAEVIIAKQRHGSTGRIRMKFDAKITRFSDVADDSYQDLNYE